A genomic stretch from Pseudomonas alkylphenolica includes:
- the gabT gene encoding 4-aminobutyrate--2-oxoglutarate transaminase — protein MSNKTNESLMQRRIAAVPRGVGQIHPIFAESAKNATVTDVEGREFIDFAGGIAVLNTGHVHPKIIAAVEAQLHKLTHTCFQVLAYEPYVELCEKINAKVPGDFAKKTLLVTTGSEAVENAIKIARAATGRAGVIAFTGAYHGRTMMTLGLTGKVVPYSAGMGLMPGGIFRALYPNELHGVSVDDSIASIERIFKNDAEPRDIAAIILEPVQGEGGFYVAPKEFMKRLRALCDQHGILLIADEVQTGAGRTGTFFAMEQMGVAPDLTTFAKSIAGGFPLAGVCGKAEYMDAIAPGGLGGTYAGSPIACAAALAVMEVFEEEKLLERSQAVGERLVAGLRKIQDKHPIIGDVRALGSMIAVEVFDKAGSHTPNAAAVASVVAKARDKGLILLSCGTYGNVLRILVPLTSPDEQLDKGLAIIEECFAELA, from the coding sequence ATGAGCAACAAGACCAACGAATCTTTGATGCAACGTCGTATCGCCGCTGTTCCACGCGGTGTTGGCCAGATCCACCCGATCTTCGCCGAGTCGGCAAAAAACGCCACCGTTACTGACGTCGAAGGCCGCGAGTTCATCGACTTCGCCGGCGGTATCGCGGTGCTGAACACCGGTCACGTGCATCCGAAGATCATCGCTGCCGTTGAAGCCCAACTGCACAAGCTGACCCACACCTGCTTCCAGGTACTGGCCTACGAGCCTTACGTCGAGCTGTGCGAAAAGATCAACGCCAAGGTGCCTGGCGACTTCGCCAAGAAAACCCTGCTGGTCACCACCGGTTCCGAAGCCGTTGAAAACGCCATCAAGATCGCCCGTGCCGCCACTGGCCGTGCCGGCGTGATCGCCTTCACCGGCGCCTACCACGGTCGTACCATGATGACCCTGGGCCTGACCGGTAAAGTCGTGCCTTACTCGGCCGGCATGGGCCTGATGCCAGGCGGCATCTTCCGTGCTCTGTACCCGAACGAACTGCACGGTGTCAGCGTTGACGACTCGATCGCTTCGATCGAACGCATCTTCAAGAACGACGCCGAGCCACGCGACATCGCCGCGATCATCCTCGAGCCAGTTCAGGGCGAAGGCGGTTTCTACGTTGCGCCTAAAGAGTTCATGAAGCGTCTGCGCGCCCTGTGCGACCAGCACGGCATCCTGCTGATCGCTGACGAAGTGCAGACCGGCGCTGGCCGTACTGGCACCTTCTTCGCCATGGAGCAGATGGGCGTTGCCCCAGACCTGACCACCTTCGCCAAATCCATCGCCGGTGGCTTCCCGCTGGCCGGTGTTTGCGGCAAGGCTGAATACATGGACGCTATCGCTCCGGGCGGCCTGGGCGGCACCTACGCCGGTAGCCCGATCGCTTGCGCCGCGGCCCTGGCCGTGATGGAAGTGTTCGAAGAAGAGAAACTGCTGGAGCGTAGCCAGGCGGTTGGCGAGCGTCTGGTTGCTGGCCTGCGCAAGATCCAGGACAAGCACCCGATCATCGGTGACGTGCGTGCCCTGGGCTCGATGATCGCTGTTGAAGTGTTCGACAAGGCCGGTTCCCACACCCCTAACGCTGCTGCCGTTGCTTCGGTTGTAGCCAAGGCGCGTGACAAGGGTCTGATCCTGCTGTCGTGCGGCACCTACGGCAACGTCCTGCGTATCCTGGTTCCGCTGACCTCGCCTGATGAGCAACTGGACAAAGGTCTGGCAATCATCGAAGAGTGCTTCGCAGAACTCGCGTAA
- a CDS encoding DUF5384 family protein, whose product MKHIVLGTALALSAVTATAGQFDQLYQIEQQTKQKEADLETERLRQAAAAQQRAESREAAARQQRAAAQRAASQRAAERQQAQAAEDKRVRTREEGFEDELRALELEERRLELQARKAKVARTNDYIDAELRDSAARTDVIQSNADASRNVTSGAKSLLEDAGKAEVNRSTKLFGE is encoded by the coding sequence ATGAAGCATATTGTTCTGGGCACCGCCCTCGCGCTGTCTGCCGTGACCGCCACGGCTGGCCAGTTCGATCAGCTTTACCAGATCGAACAGCAAACCAAGCAGAAAGAAGCAGACCTGGAAACCGAACGCCTGCGTCAGGCCGCTGCGGCCCAACAGCGCGCCGAGTCCCGCGAAGCCGCTGCTCGCCAGCAACGCGCCGCGGCACAGCGGGCCGCTTCGCAACGTGCCGCTGAAAGGCAACAGGCGCAAGCAGCGGAAGACAAGCGTGTTCGCACTCGCGAAGAAGGCTTCGAAGACGAACTGCGCGCGCTGGAGCTGGAAGAGCGTCGCCTGGAGCTGCAAGCGAGAAAGGCCAAGGTTGCACGGACCAACGACTACATCGATGCCGAGCTGCGCGACAGCGCCGCCCGCACCGACGTGATCCAGTCCAACGCCGACGCTTCGCGCAACGTGACCTCTGGCGCCAAATCCTTGCTGGAAGATGCCGGCAAGGCCGAGGTCAATCGCTCCACCAAGCTGTTCGGCGAGTAA
- a CDS encoding CBS domain-containing protein, whose amino-acid sequence MKTVAQLLKTKAEKHHQVHTIAPDQMVLDALKLMAEKNVGALPVVEGGQVVGIVSERDYARKMVLKGRSSVGTPVSAIMSAPVITVDPQQNIDYCMNMMTNSHLRHLPVVENGELLGLLSIGDLVKEAIAEQANMIAQLEQYIRGD is encoded by the coding sequence ATGAAAACCGTGGCACAGCTCCTGAAAACCAAAGCCGAGAAGCATCACCAGGTGCATACCATCGCGCCGGATCAGATGGTGCTCGATGCACTGAAGTTGATGGCCGAGAAGAACGTCGGCGCCTTGCCGGTGGTCGAGGGCGGCCAGGTGGTGGGGATCGTCAGTGAGCGCGACTACGCGCGAAAAATGGTGCTCAAGGGTCGCTCCTCAGTAGGCACGCCGGTCAGCGCAATCATGAGCGCGCCGGTGATCACGGTGGACCCGCAGCAGAACATCGATTACTGCATGAACATGATGACCAACAGCCACCTGCGGCACCTGCCGGTGGTGGAGAACGGTGAGTTGCTGGGCTTGCTGTCGATCGGTGACCTGGTCAAGGAAGCCATCGCCGAGCAAGCCAATATGATTGCACAGCTGGAACAGTACATTCGCGGCGACTGA
- the gabD gene encoding NADP-dependent succinate-semialdehyde dehydrogenase codes for MQLKDAQLFRQQAFIDGVWLDADNGQTIKVNNPATGEIIGTVPKMGAAETRRAIEAADKALPAWRALTAKERAGKLRRWFELMIEHQDDLARLMTTEQGKPLAEAKGEIAYAASFIEWFAEEAKRVYGDTIPGHQPDKRLIVIKQPIGVTAAITPWNFPAAMITRKAGPALAAGCTMVLKPASQTPYSALALVELATRAGIPAGVLSVVTGSAGDIGSELTGNPIVRKLSFTGSTEIGRQLMAECAKDIKKVSLELGGNAPFIVFDDADLDKAVEGAIISKYRNNGQTCVCANRIYVQDGVYDAFAEKLKAAVAKLKIGNGLEDGTTTGPLIDGKAVAKVQEHIADAVGKGAQVLTGGKLIEGNFFEPTVLVNVPNNAAVAKEETFGPLAPLFRFKDEAEVIAMSNDTEFGLASYFYARDMSRVFRVAEALEYGMVGINTGLISNEVSPFGGIKASGLGREGSKYGIEDYLEIKYLCISI; via the coding sequence ATGCAGCTTAAAGACGCCCAGTTGTTCCGCCAGCAAGCCTTCATCGATGGCGTGTGGTTGGACGCGGACAACGGTCAGACCATCAAGGTCAACAACCCGGCCACCGGCGAGATCATCGGCACTGTGCCGAAGATGGGCGCGGCCGAAACCCGTCGCGCCATCGAGGCCGCCGACAAGGCGCTGCCGGCCTGGCGTGCACTGACCGCCAAAGAGCGTGCTGGCAAGCTGCGTCGTTGGTTCGAACTGATGATCGAGCACCAGGACGACCTGGCCCGCCTGATGACCACCGAGCAAGGCAAGCCACTGGCTGAAGCCAAAGGCGAGATCGCCTACGCCGCTTCCTTTATTGAGTGGTTCGCTGAAGAAGCCAAGCGCGTTTACGGTGACACCATTCCTGGTCACCAGCCAGACAAGCGCCTGATCGTGATCAAGCAGCCAATCGGTGTAACCGCGGCGATCACCCCGTGGAACTTCCCGGCGGCGATGATCACCCGTAAAGCCGGACCGGCCCTGGCCGCTGGCTGCACCATGGTCCTCAAGCCTGCTTCGCAAACCCCGTACTCGGCTCTGGCCCTGGTTGAGCTGGCCACCCGCGCCGGTATCCCGGCTGGCGTGCTGAGCGTGGTCACCGGCAGCGCCGGCGACATCGGCAGCGAGCTGACCGGCAACCCGATCGTGCGCAAGCTGTCGTTCACCGGCTCGACCGAAATCGGTCGCCAGCTGATGGCCGAATGCGCCAAGGACATCAAGAAAGTTTCCCTGGAGCTGGGCGGTAACGCACCGTTCATCGTGTTCGACGACGCTGACCTGGATAAGGCCGTCGAAGGCGCGATCATCTCCAAGTACCGCAACAACGGTCAGACCTGCGTCTGCGCCAACCGTATCTACGTTCAGGACGGCGTCTACGATGCCTTCGCCGAGAAGCTCAAGGCCGCTGTGGCCAAGCTGAAAATCGGTAACGGCCTGGAAGACGGCACCACCACCGGTCCACTGATCGATGGCAAAGCGGTCGCCAAGGTTCAGGAGCACATTGCTGACGCGGTTGGCAAAGGCGCTCAGGTACTGACCGGCGGCAAGCTGATCGAAGGCAACTTCTTCGAGCCGACCGTTCTGGTCAACGTGCCGAACAACGCTGCAGTGGCCAAGGAAGAAACCTTCGGCCCGCTGGCGCCACTGTTCCGTTTCAAGGATGAGGCTGAAGTCATTGCCATGTCCAACGATACCGAGTTTGGTCTGGCCTCGTACTTCTATGCCCGTGACATGAGCCGTGTGTTCCGTGTTGCCGAAGCGCTGGAGTACGGCATGGTCGGTATCAACACCGGTCTGATCTCCAACGAAGTCTCGCCGTTCGGCGGTATCAAGGCCTCGGGCCTGGGCCGCGAAGGTTCCAAGTACGGCATTGAGGACTACCTGGAAATCAAATACCTGTGCATCAGTATCTGA
- a CDS encoding response regulator, which translates to MSTANPPTAPCVLIAEGDPWVREMLSQMLLSVRCDARVQVCADGSQALAALSCQPDLIIAARELPGGDGLDLLRNVRAKQRQPALPFILMSNRSDSASVREALPFAPTAYLSKPLNMDALRHRLEELLLKVGEQIACPVPALQPGMTLTRFLEGRRATADGGPLLADVQQAIKRSLNPQGLNLKTLEEEIRNDPQVTAVLIAAANSAALHRDGAVQTLLQALNKLGTTQSMNLILGLTLKRSAKLSDPLLSQRAQHFWELSLHAAEYARVQARMLELDQERCYCAGLLHCLGDLALLRCLQEWRLSGGELDEDDIELSLNEFGAAFGSALRTRWRLPLELRELIAAIYQLGGGVYSREALVMNLAGQLARLPADQGLEALAESKTARLLKVGMAELSRLRKV; encoded by the coding sequence ATGAGCACTGCCAACCCACCTACAGCACCTTGCGTGTTGATTGCCGAAGGCGACCCTTGGGTACGGGAGATGCTCAGCCAGATGCTGCTCAGCGTGCGTTGCGATGCACGGGTGCAGGTCTGTGCCGATGGCTCCCAGGCGCTGGCGGCGCTGTCGTGCCAGCCTGACCTGATCATTGCCGCGCGTGAACTGCCTGGCGGTGACGGCCTGGATCTGCTGCGCAATGTGCGCGCCAAGCAGCGTCAACCGGCGCTGCCGTTCATTCTCATGAGTAATCGCAGCGACAGTGCCAGCGTGCGCGAAGCCTTGCCGTTCGCACCTACGGCTTACCTGAGCAAGCCCCTGAACATGGACGCCTTGCGTCATCGCCTGGAGGAGCTGCTGCTCAAGGTCGGTGAGCAAATTGCCTGTCCGGTGCCGGCGCTGCAACCGGGTATGACCCTGACGCGTTTTCTCGAGGGACGCCGGGCTACGGCCGATGGCGGTCCGTTGCTGGCCGATGTGCAGCAGGCCATTAAGCGCAGCCTGAACCCGCAGGGGCTCAACCTCAAAACGCTGGAAGAAGAGATCCGCAACGATCCGCAGGTGACGGCCGTGCTGATCGCCGCCGCCAATAGTGCTGCATTGCACCGCGACGGCGCCGTGCAGACATTGCTGCAGGCGCTGAACAAGCTCGGGACCACGCAGAGCATGAACCTGATTCTGGGGCTGACGCTCAAGCGCAGCGCCAAGCTCAGTGACCCTTTGTTGTCGCAGCGGGCCCAGCACTTCTGGGAGCTGTCGCTGCACGCGGCCGAGTACGCCCGGGTGCAGGCGCGGATGCTCGAGCTGGATCAGGAGCGGTGTTACTGCGCCGGTCTGCTGCATTGCCTGGGTGACCTGGCGTTGCTGCGTTGCCTGCAGGAGTGGCGCTTATCCGGGGGCGAGCTGGATGAGGATGACATTGAGTTGTCGCTCAATGAATTTGGCGCGGCCTTCGGTTCGGCGTTACGCACTCGCTGGCGCTTGCCGCTGGAGCTGCGCGAACTGATCGCGGCGATCTACCAGCTGGGCGGCGGGGTGTATTCGCGTGAAGCACTGGTGATGAACCTGGCCGGGCAGCTGGCGCGGTTGCCGGCGGATCAGGGGCTGGAGGCGTTGGCCGAGAGCAAGACGGCGCGGTTGCTCAAGGTGGGGATGGCGGAGTTGAGCAGGCTGCGTAAGGTTTGA
- a CDS encoding DUF3077 domain-containing protein, whose translation MKKIVPDPPLDQSITTAHTVFGNCEAGHSPLFAVCSGIAAHDALVHASLYLSCAYDTGYKAFDHIDPASKNFLWSTLHSVEMAKGLVDALLDGIEDRPMDQLNR comes from the coding sequence ATGAAGAAAATTGTTCCCGATCCACCACTGGATCAATCTATCACCACCGCCCACACCGTCTTCGGCAATTGCGAGGCCGGCCACTCTCCGCTGTTCGCCGTCTGTTCCGGCATCGCCGCCCACGACGCGCTGGTGCACGCCTCTTTATATCTGAGCTGTGCCTACGACACCGGCTACAAAGCCTTCGACCACATCGACCCGGCCAGCAAGAACTTTCTCTGGTCGACCCTGCATTCGGTGGAAATGGCCAAGGGCCTGGTTGATGCACTGCTTGATGGCATAGAAGATCGACCCATGGATCAGCTCAACAGATAA